Proteins from a genomic interval of Chanodichthys erythropterus isolate Z2021 chromosome 6, ASM2448905v1, whole genome shotgun sequence:
- the foxg1b gene encoding forkhead box protein G1b, which yields MGDQSEPTMVQKSTSFSIKSLLLPSKFDSAGTEDSRPAPDLDKPPEALETDPAQRDAEEPEQPSKKGKKFDKPPFSYNALIMMAIRQSPEKRLTLNGIYEFIMKNFPYYREHKQGWQNSIRHNLSLNKCFVKVPRHYDDPGKGNYWMLDPSSDDVFIGGTTGKLRRRSATSRGKLVMKRGLRFAPLGLGLGERPSNPLYWQLSPFLPLHHSHYNGSAHGFLNQGHAYGSLLPGVEPLGNGDMSRQILGASSGSINGYGVSPPSAAGLLSGHNGYFVPGAQQPQSLASAPGYGISSSPSPLLSDSLRTSLPSFTSPLSSGLLSQHKRVAPNSFLS from the coding sequence ATGGGAGATCAGAGTGAGCCGACCATGGTGCAGAAGTCGACATCGTTCAGCATCAAGAGCCTGTTACTCCCATCGAAGTTTGACAGCGCGGGCACGGAGGATAGCCGCCCGGCACCGGACTTAGACAAGCCCCCAGAAGCGCTCGAGACGGACCCCGCGCAACGCGACGCGGAGGAGCCCGAGCAGCCGTCCAAAAAGGGAAAGAAATTCGACAAGCCTCCGTTCAGCTACAACGCGCTCATCATGATGGCCATACGGCAGAGTCCCGAGAAGCGGCTCACGCTCAACGGCATCTACGAGTTCATCATGAAGAACTTCCCGTACTACCGGGAGCACAAGCAGGGCTGGCAGAACTCCATCCGGCACAATCTGAGCCTCAATAAGTGCTTCGTGAAGGTTCCGCGGCACTACGACGATCCGGGTAAAGGGAACTACTGGATGCTCGACCCCTCCAGCGATGACGTGTTCATCGGCGGGACCACCGGAAAGCTCCGGCGGCGCTCGGCGACCTCGCGGGGCAAGCTGGTGATGAAAAGGGGCCTCCGCTTCGCGCCCCTCGGACTCGGACTGGGCGAACGCCCGAGCAACCCGCTCTACTGGCAGCTGTCTCCGTTCTTACCCCTGCACCACTCGCACTATAACGGCTCCGCGCACGGATTTCTAAACCAAGGACACGCGTACGGATCTTTACTCCCGGGCGTCGAGCCGCTCGGGAACGGGGATATGTCTCGCCAGATTCTGGGAGCCTCTAGCGGGAGTATCAACGGGTACGGAGTGTCTCCGCCGTCCGCTGCTGGATTACTCTCAGGGCACAATGGATACTTCGTGCCGGGCGCGCAGCAGCCGCAGTCTCTGGCGAGCGCGCCGGGTTACGGCATCTCCAGCTCTCCGTCCCCGCTTCTCTCGGATTCCCTAAGAACTAGTTTGCCGTCCTTCACATCGCCACTTTCCAGCGGACTCCTGTCTCAACACAAACGCGTCGCGCCCAATTCTTTCCTGAGCTGA